A window from Neobacillus sp. PS3-40 encodes these proteins:
- the nth gene encoding endonuclease III, with product MLTNTQIRYCFDKMGEMYPEAHCELNHTNPFELIIAVSLSAQCTDALVNKVTRGLFEKYKTPNDYLHVPLEELQNDIRSIGLYRNKAKNIQGLCRIVLEQYDGKIPADRDELIKLPGVGRKTANVVVSVAFGIPAIAVDTHVERVSKRLAICRWKDSVLEVENTLMRKVPKEEWSVTHHRLIFFGRYHCKAQNPQCDVCPLLELCREGKKRMKGKGKVNG from the coding sequence ATGCTTACAAATACTCAAATTCGATACTGCTTTGATAAAATGGGTGAAATGTATCCTGAAGCACATTGCGAATTAAATCATACAAATCCATTTGAGCTGATAATCGCGGTTTCCTTATCGGCACAGTGTACCGATGCGCTCGTAAATAAGGTAACTAGGGGGCTATTTGAAAAATATAAAACCCCGAATGATTATTTACATGTCCCACTTGAAGAACTTCAAAATGATATTCGCTCAATAGGGTTATATCGCAATAAGGCAAAAAATATCCAAGGTCTTTGCCGAATCGTATTAGAACAGTATGATGGGAAAATACCAGCAGATAGAGATGAACTAATAAAGCTCCCAGGTGTTGGCCGAAAAACGGCAAATGTTGTTGTTTCAGTCGCATTTGGTATTCCTGCAATTGCTGTAGATACCCATGTAGAAAGGGTAAGTAAACGATTAGCAATATGTCGCTGGAAAGACTCAGTCTTAGAAGTTGAAAATACACTTATGAGAAAAGTACCAAAAGAGGAATGGTCGGTCACACACCATCGGTTGATATTTTTTGGCAGGTATCATTGTAAAGCACAAAACCCTCAATGTGATGTTTGCCCGCTACTTGAATTATGCAGGGAAGGAAAGAAAAGGATGAAGGGAAAGGGTAAAGTAAATGGATGA
- a CDS encoding DUF5590 domain-containing protein, giving the protein MKKWILILILFFLIVIGIFTKIYLTAVEPLKIAEKKAVTFAEKKVHISQVNDFHLYHGLETVDVIEGENKQGDKIIIWIPEKSKKMVIKKAKNGLTKAEAIRKLEESKNPKKIISVRLGMEKNIPLWEIYYRSDNNLINYYYIRFETGEWLKKIENL; this is encoded by the coding sequence ATGAAAAAATGGATTTTAATTTTAATATTATTTTTTTTAATTGTTATTGGGATCTTTACTAAAATATATTTAACCGCAGTCGAACCTTTAAAAATTGCTGAGAAAAAAGCTGTTACCTTTGCTGAAAAGAAAGTTCATATCAGCCAAGTAAATGATTTCCATTTGTATCATGGTCTTGAAACAGTGGACGTTATTGAAGGGGAAAATAAACAAGGCGATAAAATTATTATTTGGATTCCTGAAAAAAGCAAAAAAATGGTTATCAAAAAAGCGAAAAATGGCCTTACAAAAGCAGAGGCAATTCGAAAATTAGAGGAATCAAAAAATCCCAAAAAAATTATTTCAGTCAGATTGGGAATGGAAAAAAATATTCCTTTATGGGAAATCTATTATCGTTCCGATAATAATTTAATAAATTATTATTATATTCGCTTTGAAACAGGTGAATGGTTAAAGAAAATTGAAAACTTATAA
- a CDS encoding YpoC family protein: MDDSIKRLQIPDELVHPFFFSENEIAVKKPPVPFTLEVNFICELFYYNGIETFKPWVSYEEVIPTLLDKWQTEKDHLKLLHRERDQKNILQSMKKGIGLFIQLLFWSNGEPVQLNESFSILELAYKPVNVQERLRFIISRPNLFHSYIQLSELMLEQEKQYEKKNIMKKAFRPKV; encoded by the coding sequence ATGGATGATTCGATCAAAAGATTACAAATTCCAGATGAGTTAGTGCATCCATTCTTTTTTTCTGAGAATGAAATTGCTGTGAAAAAGCCTCCAGTTCCTTTTACTCTTGAAGTGAATTTTATTTGTGAACTTTTTTACTATAATGGCATTGAAACCTTTAAACCTTGGGTGAGTTATGAGGAAGTTATTCCTACCTTATTGGATAAATGGCAAACAGAAAAGGATCACTTGAAATTATTGCATCGTGAAAGAGATCAAAAGAATATTTTACAGAGTATGAAAAAAGGAATTGGTTTGTTTATTCAACTTTTGTTTTGGAGTAATGGTGAGCCGGTTCAGTTAAATGAATCCTTTTCTATCCTGGAATTAGCATATAAACCTGTGAATGTCCAAGAAAGATTGAGATTCATTATTTCCAGACCAAATCTATTTCACTCATACATTCAATTATCAGAGCTAATGCTTGAACAGGAAAAACAGTATGAAAAGAAAAATATAATGAAAAAAGCGTTTAGACCAAAAGTCTAA
- a CDS encoding DnaD domain-containing protein gives MRSSLLSWIEEGNITIPAILFLEYRNIKLNEYELMLLLHINTFIEKGNGFPTPEELSSRMTISTTECTEILRKLIQHGFIEIIDECSTEGIRFERYSLRPLWEKLIDQFLLNKKGKQELSRQSEETDLYTCYEKEFGRPLSPFECETLGMWMDDDHHDPSIIKAALREAVMSGKLNFRYIDRILFEWKKNGIKTIDQAKSQGRKFRQKQMHGRDPQAEQPSSTTVPFYNWLEQ, from the coding sequence ATGAGATCGAGTTTATTATCATGGATCGAAGAAGGAAATATTACCATTCCTGCTATTTTATTTTTGGAATATAGAAATATTAAATTAAATGAATATGAACTAATGCTCCTATTGCACATAAATACATTTATTGAAAAAGGGAATGGGTTTCCTACCCCTGAAGAACTTTCTTCACGTATGACGATTTCAACTACAGAATGTACAGAAATACTAAGAAAGCTTATCCAACATGGGTTTATTGAAATAATAGATGAATGTTCAACAGAAGGTATTAGATTTGAACGATATTCTTTAAGACCATTATGGGAAAAATTAATTGACCAGTTTCTATTAAATAAAAAAGGTAAGCAAGAACTGAGTAGACAATCAGAAGAAACAGATCTTTATACATGTTATGAAAAAGAATTTGGACGACCGTTATCTCCGTTTGAATGCGAAACACTTGGCATGTGGATGGATGATGACCACCATGACCCCTCAATTATTAAAGCTGCATTACGTGAGGCTGTGATGTCTGGGAAATTAAATTTTCGGTATATTGACAGAATTCTTTTTGAATGGAAGAAAAACGGAATTAAAACAATTGATCAGGCAAAAAGCCAGGGACGCAAATTCCGCCAAAAACAAATGCATGGCAGGGATCCGCAAGCGGAACAGCCATCATCAACAACAGTGCCATTCTATAACTGGTTAGAACAATAG
- a CDS encoding YpmA family protein, translating to MESKIEVLSTVKIQHSSDLYKIVDSLNRTLKDKDLMFGLALDSDDQNKAIFTIYRT from the coding sequence TTGGAAAGCAAAATTGAGGTTCTCTCAACAGTTAAGATTCAGCATAGTTCGGATTTATATAAAATTGTAGACTCACTTAACCGGACTTTGAAAGATAAAGACCTTATGTTTGGGCTTGCCCTTGATAGTGATGATCAAAATAAAGCGATATTTACAATTTATCGTACATAG
- a CDS encoding pyridoxal phosphate-dependent aminotransferase, translating into MELKLANRVMSLTPSSTLAITAKAKELKAQGIDVIGLGAGEPDFNTPKHILDAAVESMNEGQTKYTPSAGLPDLKKAIIEKLAKDQELSYQPNEIIVANGAKHALYTLFQVILNDGDEVIIPTPYWVSYPEQVKLSGGKPVYVEGSEGNEFKITAEQLEGAITEKTKAVILNSPSNPTGILYTEDELRDLGKICVEKNILIISDEIYEKLIYGDVKHVSIAQLSNELKEQTIIINGVSKSHSMTGWRIGYAAGNQQIIKAMTNLASHSTSNPTTTAQYAAIAAYNGTQEPVEEMRLAFEKRLEAIYDKLITIPGLTCVKPQGAFYLFPNAKEAAELTGYSNVDEFVEGLLVEAKVAVIPGSGFGAPDNIRLSYATSLDLLEVAVERINQFIRVKKAK; encoded by the coding sequence ATGGAATTAAAATTAGCAAACAGAGTAATGTCCTTAACACCGTCATCCACATTGGCAATTACTGCAAAAGCAAAAGAATTGAAAGCGCAGGGTATTGATGTAATCGGATTGGGTGCTGGCGAACCTGATTTTAATACACCAAAACATATTTTGGATGCAGCTGTTGAGTCAATGAATGAAGGCCAAACAAAATATACGCCTTCAGCTGGATTGCCTGATCTTAAGAAGGCAATCATTGAGAAATTAGCAAAAGATCAAGAGCTCTCATATCAACCAAATGAAATTATTGTGGCAAATGGAGCTAAGCATGCCTTATACACCTTGTTTCAGGTTATCTTAAATGACGGGGATGAAGTAATTATCCCTACACCATACTGGGTAAGTTACCCGGAACAAGTAAAACTTTCTGGGGGCAAACCAGTTTATGTAGAAGGATCTGAAGGTAATGAATTTAAGATCACAGCTGAACAGTTGGAAGGCGCTATAACTGAAAAGACAAAAGCGGTTATTCTTAATTCTCCAAGTAATCCCACTGGTATTCTTTACACAGAGGATGAGCTACGAGATTTAGGAAAAATTTGTGTTGAAAAAAATATCCTAATTATTTCTGATGAGATTTATGAAAAATTGATCTATGGTGATGTTAAACATGTTTCAATTGCACAATTATCAAATGAATTGAAAGAACAAACAATCATTATAAACGGTGTTTCAAAGTCACATTCTATGACAGGCTGGAGAATTGGGTATGCTGCAGGTAATCAGCAAATTATAAAGGCAATGACTAATCTGGCAAGTCATAGTACTTCCAATCCTACAACAACAGCACAATATGCTGCAATTGCTGCTTACAATGGAACCCAAGAGCCTGTTGAAGAAATGCGTTTGGCATTCGAAAAAAGGCTCGAAGCTATTTATGATAAGCTAATTACTATTCCGGGTCTAACATGTGTGAAACCACAAGGTGCATTTTATTTATTCCCGAATGCTAAGGAAGCTGCAGAATTAACAGGATACAGCAATGTTGATGAGTTTGTTGAAGGGTTACTTGTTGAAGCGAAGGTGGCAGTAATTCCGGGTTCCGGTTTTGGTGCTCCTGATAACATACGTCTATCATACGCAACTTCACTTGATCTTTTAGAGGTCGCAGTAGAGCGAATTAACCAATTCATTCGAGTAAAAAAAGCAAAATAA